The following are encoded together in the Anopheles nili chromosome 3, idAnoNiliSN_F5_01, whole genome shotgun sequence genome:
- the LOC128725087 gene encoding uncharacterized protein LOC128725087: MNQIPDFIDVSARIVQKSHRVQVRKTHTIPYVIQVRALDGQSKSPKQSFIQPNLCESQQVGILRGLSELPKQHKNSDDILKHLAVVYLYTVLKFPPRWTSQTFKEIAELETSIDKTKLGIKLPIPRDGKIYTVHLSNTMLKGCLEMRQEQSGQIHLNIIEALARIKRGKSAIWKCDSVFFLISRSSTGWYFYTMNLQNRPTLMFFSCSQLMVNLVQNSYGCTGRSKYFLSNVVLHSVEDGDIMRIVWKMKHSAGMRMVSPLEALLHGNCYLVQPSLERSLEIVLNLLEYAMIESSKPRAWDNKLLNRCFRRKPTHAKAAEKIVDFIRNRNGLDYTIASYNLTSKTSPIGHRQRKYFEKHVSYLLASCTTLLVIGLDCCFLLWTKDDFIYWFSPYQYSDLQEKPEVLQHRASFLHMTNSLAKASKALFEYLYELGIFPDHTIELLSVTVDESKADIGIAEDDEDSPDHECLTIPLTDETGWVSFYSPANHSPSELRLARQMLDMVYRSIEAKCG; encoded by the exons ATGAATCAAATACCTGACTTTATAGATGTGTCAGCTCGTATAGTACAAAAAAGTCATCGTGTGCAAGTTAGAAAAACTCATACAATTCCATATG TAATTCAAGTTCGGGCACTCGATGGGCAAAGTAAATCGCCGAAGCAAAGCTTTATACAGCCAAATCTTTGTGAATCGCAACAGGTGGGCATCCTCAGGGGTTTATCCGAACTTCccaaacaacataaaaacag CGATGACATCTTAAAACACCTCGCCGTTGTTTACCTTTACACGGTACTGAAATTTCCACCCAGATGGACTTCACAAACGTTTAAAGAGATAGCTGAGCTAGAAACGAGCATTGATAAGACTAAATTGGGGATTAAACTTCCAATTCCACGGGATGGCAAAATTTACACTGTCCATCTCTCAAACACCATGTTAAAAGGATGCCTTGAAATGCGGCAAGAACAGTCCGGGCAAATTCACCTGAACATTATCGAAGCACTTGCACGAATCAAGCGAGGAAAGTCTGCTATTTGGAAGTGCGACTcggtttttttccttattaGCCGTTCCTCGACAGGGTGGTATTTTTATACCATGAATTTGCAGAACCGACCAACATTGATGTTCTTTAGCTGTTCACAACTGATGGTGAATCTCGTCCAGAACTCATACGGTTGCACAGGACGCTCGAAGTACTTTCTCTCAAATGTGGTACTCCACTCGGTCGAGGACGGTGACATAATGCGCATCGTatggaaaatgaagcacagTGCTGGCATGAGGATGGTTTCACCACTGGAGGCCCTCCTACACGGGAACTGCTACTTAGTGCAACCCAGCTTGGAGCGATCGTTGGAAATTGTTCTGAACTTATTAGAGTACGCGATGATTGAATCGTCAAAACCGCGAGCGTGGGACAACAAGCTGCTGAATAGATGCTTCAGACGTAAGCCGACCCACGCGAAAGCAGCCGAAAAAATTGTCGATTTCATACGTAATCGAAACGGATTAGATTACACCATCGCTTCGTACAATCTGACCTCTAAGACTTCACCCATCGGACACCGCCAGAGGAAGTATTTCGAGAAGCATGTCAGTTACCTACTCGCCTCCTGTACAACGCTGCTCGTGATTGGACTTGACTGTTGTTTCTTGTTGTGGACGAAAGATGATTTCATCTATTGGTTTAGCCCGTATCAGTACAGCGACTTGCAGGAGAAGCCGGAGGTGCTACAACACCGAGCCAGCTTCCTACACATGACCAACTCGCTCGCCAAGGCATCGAAAGCGCTGTTCGAGTACTTGTACGAACTAGGCATTTTTCCCGATCATACGATCGAGTTACTATCGGTAACGGTCGATGAGTCTAAAGCGGACATTGGAATAGCCGAAGACGATGAGGATTCGCCCGATCACGAATGCCTCACCATACCTCTAACCGATGAGACAGGATGGGTTAGTTTCTACTCTCCAGCCAATCACTCGCCGTCCGAGTTGCGGTTGGCCAGACAGATGCTGGACATGGtctatcgatcgatcgaagcaaaATGCGGATGA
- the LOC128723303 gene encoding FMRFamide-related peptides, with protein MFPCADSKTSSSSNIGGGGCTSSSIMKFYLFVAIVVCESCNYFSRAEYDAIGELVGPGHRLALEEYRETGYEPWYPWAGGTVKRNAKSDIQTRRRSALDKNFMRFGRSDRDISRQTRANLMRFGRPDRNFLRFGRDSRTYEIEGREDDLSKEYATSTEQLEPLVRGDESSMASKRNSAGGTSEEMFEGTDLSESGEQIKPKQIVYYRRDSPKNLMRFGKRRSGSSGYMRFGRAGNLMRFGRSGDEPSDPFGRSSRFSNPMRFGRAGNLMRFGRTSNKTRVAISVSNATGQPPSDTLPPNLHELFEKKPAIRELQEAIEVAEMDDSVPLYIVDK; from the exons ATGTTCCCATGTGCTG ATAGCAAGACCAGTAGCAGTAGTAACATTGGTGGCGGCGGTTGCACCAGCAGTAGTATAATGAAGTTCTACCTATTCGTTGCCATTGTCGTATGCGAATCGTGCAATTACTTCTCACGTGCGGAGTATGACGCGATCGGGGAGCTAGTGGGACCTGGACATCGATTGGCGCTAGAAGAATATAGAGAAACAGGTTATGAACCGTGGTACCCATGGGCGGGTGGTACCGTGAAACGCAACGCTAAGTCAGACATTCAAACACGCCGCCGTAGCGCCCTCGACAAGAATTTCATGCGGTTTGGACGCTCGGACCGAGATATTTCACGACAGACACGTGCCAACCTGATGCGATTCGGGCGCCCAGACCGAAACTTCCTGCGGTTTGGCCGGGACAGTCGGACGTATGAAATTGAAGGTCGCGAAGACGACTTAAGTAAAGAGTATGCAACCTCTACCGAACAGCTGGAGCCACTAGTCAGAGGAGATGAATCCAGCATGGCCAGTAAGCGAAATAGCGCTGGAGGCACCTCTGAGGAAATGTTTGAAGGGACAGATCTGTCAGAGTCGGGAGAGCAGATCAAACCGAAGCAGATCGTGTACTACCGGCGTGATTCGCCGAAAAATTTGATGCGATTTGGGAAGCGGCGCTCGGGGAGTTCCGGATACATGCGCTTCGGTCGAGCTGGGAACTTGATGAGATTCGGACGATCAGGCGACGAACCCTCCGATCCGTTTGGACGTTCGTCCCGTTTTAGCAATCCGATGCGTTTTGGTCGTGCCGGTAATCTGATGCGGTTTGGTAGAACTAGTAATAAGACCAGAGTGGCTATTAGCGTATCGAATGCGACCGGTCAACCGCCTTCGGATACGTTACCACCAAACTTACATGAATTGTTCGAGAAGAAACCTGCTATCCGTGAGTTGCAGGAAGCGATAGAGGTAGCCGAAATGGACGATAGTGTTCCGTTGTACATAGTGGATAAGTAG
- the LOC128722962 gene encoding plasma membrane ascorbate-dependent reductase CYBRD1 has product MDNSPPPPSALNNFRIMYLVTQLVGITIIILVSCWIGIHLNGLGWSSRPSLQFNWHPLLMSVGMIFLYGNSILIYRGFRYARKKPLKIMHATIHAAAFIFTVIALVAVFDSHNLAKPRPIPNMYTLHSWVGLSAVLLFSLQYVFGFSSYLFPGVREQLRSSYMPVHVFFGIAGFVMAIAAALLGLLEKAIFAVPDYAVLPPQGILINTIGLLFIVYGGLVVFLVTKYQYKRHPLPEDVMLLTHSASVGSS; this is encoded by the exons ATGGATAACAGTCCGCCACCGCCTTCGGCGCTCAACAATTTCCGGATCATGTATCTCGTTACGCAGTTGGTTGGGATCACAATCATCATTCTGGTGAGTTGTTGGATCGGTATCCATCTTAACGGGTTAGGTTGGTCCTCGCGACCATCACTGCAGTTCAACTGGCATCCTCTGCTAATGTCGGTGGGCATGATCTTCCTCTATGGGAATT ctATCCTGATCTACCGTGGATTCCGCTATGCACGCAAGAAGCCGCTAAAAATAATGCACGCCACCATCCATGCAGCTGCCTTTATCTTTACGGTAATCGCTCTGGTAGCCGTCTTTGACTCGCACAATCTCGCTAAGCCGCGACCTATTCCAAACATGTACACGCTGCACTCATGGGTCGGTTTGTCTGCCGTGCTATTGTTTTCGTTGCAG TACGTCTTCGGATTCTCATCATATCTATTCCCTGGAGTTCGGGAACAGCTACGATCTTCTTACATGCCTGTACACGTGTTCTTCGGAATTGCCGGCTTTGTGATGGCTATCGCAGCGGCACTACTGGGATTACTAGAAAAGGCTATTTTTGCAGT CCCAGACTACGCCGTTTTGCCACCGCAGGGCATCCTAATCAACACGATCGGTTTATTATTCATCGTGTACGGTGGATTAGTTGTATTTTTGGTGACCAAATATCAGTACAAACGGCATCCACTGCCTGAGGATGTTATGCTCCTTACACATAGTGCTAGCGTTGGATCATCTTAA